One genomic segment of Pedobacter endophyticus includes these proteins:
- a CDS encoding catalase, with protein MAKKPTSKVTVASEVDTSKVSNAKTEKLEAFVADSTGQKITTNHGVKINDDQNSLKAGDRGATLLEDFIFREKMTHFDHERIPERIVHARGSGAHGVFKVYEDMSEYTRAAFLCDVAAETPVFVRFSTVAGSRGSTDLARDVRGFAVKFYTQEGNFDLVGNNMPVFFIQDALKFPDLVHAVKPEPDNEIPQAASAHDTFWDFISQMPESAHMIMWLMSDRAIPRSYRMMEGFGVHTFRFVNAEGKASFVKFHWKPLLGVHSVAWDEAQNISGKDPDFHRRDLWDAIEAGAFPEWELGVQIVAEEDEFKFDFDLLDPTKIIPEELVPVRRIGKLTLNRNPDNFFAETEQVAFHIGHVVPGIDFTNDPLLQGRLFSYTDTQLLRLGGPNFHEIPINRPVVPVHNNQRDGHMRQTINRGKTSYGPNGIANQDPQQAKASEGGFVSYNERIDARKVRARSRSFFDHFSQARLFLNSQSEAEKNHLIDAFSFELGKVKEIFVRERMLSLLAEVDKSLAAAVAFNLGLHVEKIPLNELNGSVPADADPEDYAPFQHEGELAISPALSMADTIKDSIKTRKVAILAADGVNADALNAVKAVLIDKGATCHVIAPKLGQIIAENDERVPVDESFLTAASVLYDAVYVCGGANCAATLEAEANAVHFLNEAFKHCKAIAADQSAMQVLEASYFFKKLPAQYDEETALREGVIVSDNSGELGEIFSKMIALHRFWDREVPRKIPA; from the coding sequence ATGGCCAAAAAACCAACAAGTAAAGTAACAGTTGCATCTGAGGTAGACACCTCGAAAGTGAGTAATGCCAAAACCGAAAAACTCGAAGCTTTTGTTGCGGATTCTACAGGACAAAAAATAACAACTAACCACGGCGTAAAAATAAACGACGATCAGAACTCGCTAAAGGCGGGCGACAGAGGGGCAACGTTGTTGGAGGATTTTATCTTCCGCGAGAAAATGACGCATTTCGACCACGAGCGTATTCCAGAACGCATTGTACACGCAAGGGGCTCGGGCGCACATGGTGTATTTAAGGTTTATGAAGATATGTCTGAATATACCCGGGCAGCCTTTCTTTGCGATGTAGCGGCAGAAACACCGGTTTTTGTGCGGTTTTCGACCGTGGCGGGCTCTCGCGGATCGACCGATCTGGCCCGCGATGTAAGGGGTTTTGCTGTTAAATTTTATACCCAGGAAGGTAATTTCGATTTGGTTGGAAACAACATGCCGGTATTTTTTATACAAGATGCGCTGAAGTTTCCGGATCTCGTTCATGCAGTTAAGCCAGAACCGGATAATGAAATTCCGCAGGCAGCATCGGCACACGATACTTTCTGGGATTTTATTTCGCAAATGCCCGAATCGGCACACATGATTATGTGGTTAATGAGTGATCGGGCGATTCCGCGAAGTTACCGGATGATGGAAGGATTTGGTGTGCACACTTTCAGGTTTGTAAATGCTGAGGGTAAAGCAAGTTTTGTAAAATTCCACTGGAAACCATTACTCGGTGTACACTCAGTGGCCTGGGATGAAGCACAAAACATTTCGGGAAAAGACCCAGATTTCCACCGCCGCGATTTGTGGGATGCCATTGAGGCAGGCGCTTTCCCTGAGTGGGAGCTAGGCGTGCAAATTGTTGCCGAGGAAGATGAATTTAAATTTGATTTTGACCTTTTAGATCCTACCAAGATTATCCCCGAAGAACTCGTTCCTGTTAGGCGCATCGGAAAGCTTACCTTGAATAGAAACCCAGATAACTTTTTTGCGGAAACCGAACAGGTAGCTTTCCACATCGGGCATGTTGTTCCCGGCATCGATTTCACTAACGACCCGCTTTTGCAAGGTCGATTATTCTCTTATACCGATACCCAGCTGCTGCGCTTAGGCGGTCCCAACTTTCACGAAATTCCGATAAATAGGCCCGTGGTTCCCGTTCATAATAACCAACGCGATGGCCACATGCGCCAAACTATTAACCGCGGCAAAACCAGTTACGGCCCCAACGGAATTGCCAATCAAGATCCTCAACAGGCGAAAGCTTCGGAGGGTGGCTTTGTAAGTTATAATGAGCGTATAGATGCCCGGAAGGTAAGGGCCAGAAGCAGAAGCTTTTTCGATCATTTTTCGCAAGCCCGGTTGTTCCTTAACAGCCAATCAGAAGCCGAGAAAAATCACCTGATCGATGCATTTAGCTTTGAGCTTGGAAAAGTGAAAGAAATTTTTGTGAGGGAAAGAATGCTGAGTTTGCTAGCCGAAGTTGACAAATCTTTAGCTGCTGCGGTAGCGTTTAACCTCGGGCTGCATGTTGAAAAGATTCCGTTGAATGAACTTAACGGAAGCGTTCCCGCTGATGCTGATCCCGAAGATTATGCTCCCTTTCAGCACGAGGGCGAGCTTGCGATTTCGCCGGCATTGAGCATGGCCGATACCATTAAAGATTCGATCAAGACCCGAAAAGTTGCCATTCTTGCGGCAGATGGCGTAAATGCCGATGCGCTGAATGCAGTTAAGGCAGTGCTGATAGATAAGGGTGCCACCTGCCACGTAATTGCCCCAAAACTGGGTCAGATTATTGCAGAAAATGATGAACGGGTGCCTGTTGATGAAAGTTTCCTTACAGCAGCTTCTGTACTTTACGATGCCGTTTATGTATGCGGCGGGGCAAACTGTGCTGCTACACTCGAGGCCGAAGCAAATGCCGTTCATTTTTTAAATGAAGCCTTTAAGCACTGCAAAGCAATAGCAGCCGACCAATCGGCCATGCAGGTGCTTGAGGCCAGCTATTTCTTTAAAAAGCTGCCTGCTCAATATGATGAGGAAACAGCCCTGCGTGAAGGTGTTATTGTATCTGACAATAGCGGCGAACTTGGAGAGATCTTTAGCAAAATGATTGCCCTGCATCGCTTTTGGGACAGAGAAGTGCCGAGAAAGATTCCGGCTTAA
- a CDS encoding SDR family NAD(P)-dependent oxidoreductase, translating into MESTKHYALITGATSGIGLELAKLFAKDNFNLIIVARDERELESTAQILKGQGVDVITISKDLFIPNAAQELFDEIKQRAIQVDVVVNDAGQGAFGKFIENDLEKELNIIQLNVVALVTITKLFLKDMVARGTGKILNVASIAGKAPGPYQAVYHGTKAFVHSFNEAIRTELQDTGVTVTSLLPGATDTDFFKKADMLDSKIVHEQELADPAVVAKDGYEALLAGKDMVVSGFKNKVQVTMGNVIPDSMQAKQMGKMQEPLKEEDR; encoded by the coding sequence ATGGAAAGTACAAAACACTATGCTTTAATAACCGGCGCTACAAGTGGCATTGGATTAGAGCTTGCAAAACTTTTTGCGAAAGATAATTTCAACCTGATTATTGTTGCCAGAGACGAACGAGAACTTGAAAGTACGGCTCAGATATTAAAAGGCCAAGGGGTTGATGTCATCACAATTAGTAAAGACTTGTTTATTCCCAATGCGGCTCAAGAGTTGTTTGATGAGATTAAACAACGGGCAATTCAGGTAGATGTTGTGGTAAATGACGCCGGGCAAGGAGCCTTTGGTAAGTTTATAGAAAATGATCTCGAAAAGGAACTTAATATTATTCAACTGAATGTTGTGGCTCTGGTAACTATCACCAAATTGTTCCTTAAAGATATGGTCGCCCGCGGAACGGGAAAGATCTTAAACGTGGCATCTATAGCCGGAAAAGCCCCGGGGCCATACCAGGCCGTTTACCACGGAACAAAGGCATTTGTGCACTCATTTAACGAAGCCATCCGAACCGAGCTGCAAGATACAGGGGTTACCGTTACATCACTTCTTCCTGGCGCAACTGATACGGATTTCTTCAAAAAAGCGGATATGCTGGACTCGAAAATTGTTCATGAACAGGAGCTTGCAGACCCTGCAGTGGTTGCCAAAGATGGCTACGAAGCCTTGCTTGCAGGTAAGGACATGGTTGTTTCTGGATTTAAAAATAAAGTTCAGGTTACAATGGGCAACGTGATACCAGATAGCATGCAGGCCAAACAAATGGGAAAAATGCAGGAACCGCTGAAGGAAGAAGACAGATAG
- a CDS encoding SDR family oxidoreductase, producing MEKSKRTVVITGASSGAGRAIALEFAKNHDKLVIASRHLMALKELAVECESLGAEVLCVEVDVANYHSVINLAAEAQAFGTQIDVWVNNAGVLAVGEFDTTPMEISDQVIKTNLLGYMHGAHAVLPYFKKQQSGILINNISIGGFLPVPYGAGYSAAKFGLRGFSAALKAELKPYRNIHVCDAFPGFLDTPGIQHAANYTGKVLKPGPIVYDPVRLAQAIFSLSQNPRAEKMVGSFAVLMRLSYGVLPALTRGAVAMVISTYLKQAKNISVTSGNLFNPLEYGHSVHGGWGLPGKPKAHRKFIGIGALVVLSSILLLKHKKSI from the coding sequence GTGGAAAAGAGCAAAAGAACAGTTGTAATTACCGGTGCATCGAGTGGTGCAGGCAGGGCTATTGCCCTTGAGTTTGCAAAAAACCACGATAAACTGGTGATTGCATCAAGGCATTTAATGGCGCTAAAAGAGCTTGCTGTTGAATGTGAATCGCTTGGCGCTGAGGTTTTGTGTGTGGAGGTGGATGTAGCCAATTACCACTCGGTAATTAATTTGGCAGCCGAGGCGCAGGCTTTCGGAACGCAGATTGATGTTTGGGTAAATAATGCAGGTGTGCTCGCCGTTGGTGAATTTGATACCACGCCAATGGAGATTAGCGATCAGGTGATCAAAACCAACTTACTGGGCTACATGCACGGCGCACACGCGGTATTGCCCTATTTTAAGAAACAGCAAAGCGGAATACTAATCAACAATATATCTATCGGTGGATTTTTGCCTGTGCCTTATGGCGCCGGCTATTCGGCAGCTAAATTTGGCCTGAGAGGTTTCTCGGCAGCGCTAAAGGCCGAATTAAAACCTTATCGAAATATTCATGTTTGCGACGCTTTCCCTGGCTTTTTAGATACGCCGGGCATCCAGCATGCTGCAAATTACACGGGCAAGGTGCTTAAGCCCGGCCCAATTGTATATGATCCTGTTCGGCTTGCTCAGGCAATTTTCAGTTTGTCTCAAAATCCTCGGGCTGAAAAAATGGTTGGTAGTTTCGCTGTATTGATGCGCCTATCGTATGGGGTGCTACCCGCGCTAACGCGTGGCGCCGTTGCCATGGTAATTAGCACTTATTTAAAACAGGCGAAAAACATTTCGGTAACGAGTGGAAATCTTTTTAATCCGCTCGAATATGGCCACTCCGTACACGGTGGCTGGGGCTTACCTGGCAAACCGAAGGCCCACCGAAAATTCATCGGCATTGGCGCCCTTGTTGTCCTATCATCCATCTTGCTGCTTAAGCACAAAAAATCGATTTGA